The following coding sequences lie in one Catharus ustulatus isolate bCatUst1 chromosome 40, bCatUst1.pri.v2, whole genome shotgun sequence genomic window:
- the LOC117010241 gene encoding uncharacterized protein LOC117010241, producing MRRRRREPGAEPGAGPVLLLLLLLLGGHWGVTAQDDTVPCGTPVHRRVVGGSGAQEGQWPWQVSLAFRGRHVCGGALIHPAWVLTAAHCFPPDNPLPEYRVTLGVLQLLSPPPEAQVRAVSSVTIHPAYRDYRDDRDGAAEPWPGGGNVGGDLALARLHPPALLTRLVRPVCLPAAAVTFDPGSNCTVTGWGHVRTAVPLPPPRTLQQLEVPLLSQRHCHCLYGLGTSGTSGTGTEGLGTPARDTICAGFPQGQRDACQGDSGGPLSCQLGGTWHLAGVVSWGDACGVPARPGVYTAVSPHLAWILSLVPELSPRHPPPNVPKATPEPPRGDGDPCDIGDIPPGWPRPLDTGVGQGGMVPDSDSDSEGGEGLRLRPHDDPALAQARRVGAGLRALALLAARLETLQERELGTPLPPPELHQELQQLRDEIQDLTRKIRGELKGLEPPQEQNPKSVGGRARRTQHGVLAQQLLGLTGRLQLGQARYRQRCLERLRRQLHIAGSPPVSEEELEQMLESGQSEIFVSNVLLSARAARAALDEVGERHRELQKLERGLRELGELFQVLGSAVEGQGELLDRVERHVQDSGAQLGKGREHLGEAQRSQRGARKKRLALAACVSLALLVLVAIVAGSVAAG from the exons AtgaggaggcggcggcgggagccGGGAGCGGAGCCCGGAGCGGggccggtgctgctgctgctgctgctgctgttgggag GTCACTGGGGGGTGACAGCACAGGATGACACAG TGCCGTGTGGGACCCCCGTGCACCGCAGGGTGGTGGGGGGCTCGGGGGCGCAGGAGGGGCAGTGGCCCTGGCAGGTCAGCCTGGCCTTCAGGGGGCGCCACGTCTGCGGGGGGGCCCTGATCCACCCGGCCTGGGTGCTGACGGCGGCGCACTGCTTCCCTCC GGACAACCCCCTCCCCGAGTACCGCGTCaccctgggggtgctgcagctgctgtcccctccccccgaGGCCCAGGTCAGGGCCGTGTCCTCTGTCACCATCCACCCGGCCTATCGCGACTATCGCGACGATCGCGACGGCGCGGCCGAGCCGTGGCCGGGGGGGGGGAACGTGGGCGGGGACCTGGCGCTGGCCCGGCTGCACCCCCCCGCGCTCCTGACGCGCTTGGTACGGCCCGTCTgcctccccgccgccgccgtcaCCTTTGACCCCGGCAGCAACTGCACCGTCACCGGCTGGGGACACGTGCGGACAGcgg tgCCGCTGCCACCCCCGCGGacgctgcagcagctggaggtgccACTGCTGAGCCAGCGCCACTGTCACTGTCTGTACGGgctggggacatcggggacatcggggacagggacagaggggctggggacacccgcCCGTGACACCATCTGCGCTGGCTTCCCACAGGGACAGCGCGACGCCTGCCAG ggtgacTCCGGCGGTCCCCTGTCCTGCCAGCTCGGTGGCACCTGGCACCTGGCGGGCGTGGTCAGCTGGGGCGACGCCTGCGGtgtccccgcccgccccggcgtCTACACGgccgtgtcccctcacctggCCTGgatcctgtcccttgtccccgaGCTGTCCCCGCGCCACCCCCCCCCCAACGTCCCCAAGGCcacccccgagcccccccgggGGGACGGGGACCCGTGTGACATCGGGGACATCCCCCCGGGGTGGCCGCGGCCGCTGGACACgggggtgggacagggggggatg GTCCCCGACTCGGACTCGGACTcggaggggggggaggggctgaggctccgcccccacgACGACCCCGCCCTGGCCCAG GCGCGGCGGGTGGGGGCGGGGCTGCGGGCGCTGGCGCTGCTCGCCGCCCGCCTGGAGACGCTGCAGGAGCGCGAGCTGGGGacgcccctccccccgcccg agctgcaccaggagctgcagcagctccggGATGAAATTCAGGATCTGACCCGAAAAATCCGGGGGGAGCTCaaag GTCTGGAGCCCCCCCAGGAACAAAACCCGAAAAGCGTcgggggcagggccaggaggacCCAg CACGGGGtcctggcccagcagctcctggggctcacGGGGCGGCtccagctgggccaggctcGGTACCGGCAGCGCTGCCTCGAGCGCCTGCGACGGCAGCTCCACATCG CCGGGAGCCCCCCGGTGTcggaggaggagctggagcagatgcTGGAGTCGGGACAGAGCGAGATCTTCGTGTCCAAc gttctGCTCTCGGCCcgcgccgcccgcgccgcccTGGACGAGGTCggggagcggcaccgggagctGCAGAAACTGGAGCGGggcctgagggagctgggggagctgttccaggtgCTGGGCAGCGCCGTGGAGGGGCAG ggggagctgctggaCCGCGTGGAGCGCCACGTGCAGGACTCGGGGGCGCAGCTGGGGAAGGGCCGGGAGCACCTGGGGGAGGCGCAGAGGAGCCAGAGGGGGGCGAGGAAG AAGCGCCTGGCCCTCGCCGCCTGTGTCTCGCTCGCCCTTCTCGTCCTGGTCGCCATCGTGGCCGGCTCGGTGGCCGCGGGCTGA